In Octopus bimaculoides isolate UCB-OBI-ISO-001 chromosome 5, ASM119413v2, whole genome shotgun sequence, a genomic segment contains:
- the LOC106882903 gene encoding uncharacterized protein LOC106882903, translating into MPRSVSKLFINFHGIIRSLQLTLKLSQLTLNMDWGYSDTDTSSTNNPSSRDECLTMSPSLSSEMSASDSDPPPKTDISPPESIQETKSKLKSRILPKSLLDSVTEKIRDGIVPQADIVKSPCNFNDNFCIGEEHQLTNTTCFLEDETVSLTFCPKTFIDKQEAENITVVPEGEVLTSSECNDSVTKQTVIDEESGTLTFNNLSDENSILTVFSDEETRTKKQNKNSFKQIPNYFISIQFSDTEINTNLKDVQKSVMKKNGNYSLAVVPLHSLHMTLAVMHLGGDDDIDRARAALDRSGVKLTPKYEKEMLKLPLQGLGNFRNSVVFAKVQPGDHVAKLEEIAEEIQAQFFAEGLVGKQSNFTPHVTVMKLSRVGKKLTKKTGLKKIYPDVYDEFIDSYFGCQPVGSIQLCSMLKQKGISGYYHIEHEIYFGTSSKNGTKNSNAAPESVSENQMKLGSTSKPSPDNECEKATDISEKTNSTSDEAVNHADEMNSSSTSTLKPDSSHSVIGSQSQLDTESTCPAEIVTVIEPLVVAEISPISVSEPRSPCKSFVDVIEEGLELAEEAIEYVNKGSSLPRASSPSESLPNPDPHETNIQISGNEGSSPLTKKLKKTPNCNIM; encoded by the coding sequence ATGCCTCGCTCTGTGTCGAAGTTGTTTATTAACTTTCATGGTATCATACGCTCTCTACAGCTAACGTTGAAGTTGTCGCAGCTTACACTAAACATGGACTGGGGTTATAGTGATACAGATACTTCTTCAACGAACAATCCTTCTTCCCGTGATGAATGCCTTACTATGTCTCCGTCACTGTCTTCAGAAATGTCAGCAAGTGATTCTGACCCTCCTCCGAAAACTGATATTTCTCCTCCCGAATCAATACAAGAAACAAAGTCGAAACTTAAGTCGCGCATTCTTCCTAAATCTTTATTGGACTCAGTGACAGAAAAAATTCGCGATGGAATTGTTCCTCAGGCTGACATTGTAAAGAGTCCTTGTAATTTCAACGATAACTTTTGTATTGGAGAGGAACATCAATTAACTAATACAACTTGTTTTCTGGAAGACGAAACTGTTTCTCTAACTTTTTGCCCTAAAACTTTTATTGATAAACAAGAGGCAGAAAACATAACGGTTGTTCCTGAGGGTGAAGTCTTGACATCTTCGGAGTGCAATGACAGTGTTACGAAACAGACAGTTATCGATGAAGAAAGTGGAACATTAACTTTTAATAATTTAAGTGATGAGAATTCGATTTTAACCGTGTTTAGTGATGAAGAAACACGAacgaaaaagcaaaataaaaattcgTTCAAACAAattccaaattattttatttcaatccaGTTTTCTGATACAGAAATtaatacaaatttaaaagatgtacagaaatctgttatgaaaaaaaatggaaattattcCTTGGCAGTTGTACCGCTTCATAGTCTTCACATGACGCTTGCTGTGATGCATTTAGGGGGAGACGACGATATAGACCGGGCCAGAGCAGCATTAGATCGGTCTGGAGTTAAACTGACACCAAAATATGAAAAGGAGATGTTAAAGCTTCCTTTACAAGGTCTGGGAAACTTTAGAAATTCAGTAGTTTTTGCTAAAGTCCAGCCAGGAGACCATGTTGCAAAGTTGGAAGAAATTGCTGAAGAAATTCAAGCGCAATTCTTTGCAGAAGGGTTAGTTGGAAAACAATCAAATTTCACGCCTCATGTTACGGTGATGAAGTTATCGAGGGTTggaaaaaaattaactaaaaagacAGGATTGAAAAAGATTTATCCTGACGTTTATGATGAATTTATCGACAGTTATTTTGGCTGCCAGCCTGTAGGTAGTATACAACTCTGCTCAATGTTAAAACAAAAAGGCATCTCTGGTTATTACCATATAgagcatgaaatatattttggtacTAGTTCTAAAAATGGAACTAAAAATAGCAACGCTGCTCCAGAATCGGTTAGTGAAAATCAAATGAAGTTGGGTTCAACCTCAAAACCTTCACCTGACAATGAATGTGAAAAAGCTACTGATATATCAGAGAAAACTAATTCAACTTCCGATGAAGCAGTCAACCATGCGGATGAAATGAACTCGTCATCAACTTCAACTCTGAAGCCCGATTCGTCCCATTCTGTTATAGGATCTCAGTCACAATTAGATACAGAATCAACATGTCCTGCAGAAATAGTAACTGTTATAGAACCACTGGTTGTTGCAGAAATCAGTCCTATATCTGTGAGTGAACCTCGCAGTCCTTGTAAAAGTTTCGTTGATGTTATTGAAGAAGGTTTGGAACTAGCCGAAGAGGCAATAGAGTATGTTAATAAGGGTTCATCTTTACCTCGTGCCTCTTCACCGAGTGAATCGCTTCCAAATCCAGATCCACAtgaaacaaatattcaaatttcaGGTAATGAAGGAAGTTCTCCTCttactaaaaaattaaaaaagacacCGAATTGCAAcattatgtaa